A single window of Desulfovibrio sp. G11 DNA harbors:
- a CDS encoding UDP-N-acetylmuramoyl-L-alanyl-D-glutamate--2,6-diaminopimelate ligase has translation MNREFAALLDECGRGEIEVRADSRQVCPGDIFVAVPGVREDGAQFIPAAAEAGAGVIVCRADSEEAAAAATAGCRVVHHADPREALWRLAQARWHTDTLPIRIVGVTGTNGKTTCTYLLERLFAQAGHKLGVMGTVSYRWPGHVEAAPLTTPDALSVHAMLAAMARDGVDVAVMEVSSHAIDQQRVCGVPFSGAAFTNLSQDHLDYHRDMESYFQAKARLFLELPRADKSMAVNADDAWGRRLLELCPTALSFGLQKGAPNRRHLWGELLSSTTAGCHLRMSLEDMQWELRSPLVGAFNASNLLAVQAVALEMGIDPEAFKALESFTGVSGRLERVENPQGLNVFVDYAHTPDALENVLKALRDAGFERVITVFGCGGNRDRSKRPIMGEAVARWSDVAVLTSDNPRFEDPEAILKDVLPGLADAKEVVVEVDRREATTRALGMLGKKDALLIAGKGHEDYQIIQGVKHHYSDQEVVREILQCA, from the coding sequence ATGAATCGGGAATTTGCGGCACTGCTGGATGAGTGCGGACGCGGCGAGATTGAAGTGCGCGCAGACTCGCGTCAGGTATGTCCCGGCGATATTTTTGTGGCTGTACCTGGCGTCAGGGAAGACGGCGCCCAGTTTATCCCTGCTGCCGCTGAAGCCGGGGCGGGAGTTATCGTTTGCCGGGCCGACAGTGAAGAGGCTGCAGCTGCAGCGACCGCCGGGTGCAGGGTCGTCCACCATGCCGACCCGCGTGAGGCGCTCTGGCGGCTGGCACAGGCCCGCTGGCATACAGATACCTTGCCTATCCGTATTGTGGGTGTTACAGGCACCAACGGCAAAACCACCTGCACCTATCTGCTTGAACGCCTTTTCGCCCAGGCAGGGCATAAGCTCGGCGTGATGGGAACAGTGAGCTATCGCTGGCCCGGCCATGTTGAGGCGGCCCCCCTGACCACTCCTGATGCCTTGAGCGTGCATGCCATGCTGGCCGCAATGGCCCGCGATGGCGTGGACGTGGCCGTGATGGAAGTCTCCTCTCATGCCATAGACCAGCAGCGGGTGTGCGGTGTGCCGTTTTCCGGCGCGGCCTTCACCAACCTGAGCCAGGATCATCTCGATTATCATCGGGATATGGAAAGTTATTTTCAGGCTAAGGCCAGGCTTTTTCTTGAGCTGCCGCGCGCCGACAAATCCATGGCCGTCAATGCTGACGATGCCTGGGGCCGGCGCCTGCTGGAGCTGTGTCCCACGGCTCTTTCCTTCGGTCTGCAAAAGGGTGCGCCCAACAGGCGGCACCTGTGGGGAGAGCTGCTTTCTTCCACCACAGCAGGCTGTCATCTGCGTATGAGCCTTGAAGACATGCAGTGGGAGCTACGCTCTCCCCTTGTGGGGGCTTTCAATGCTTCCAACCTGCTGGCTGTGCAGGCTGTGGCTCTGGAAATGGGAATTGATCCTGAAGCCTTCAAGGCTCTTGAAAGCTTTACGGGGGTCAGCGGCAGGCTGGAGCGGGTGGAAAATCCGCAAGGACTCAATGTTTTTGTGGATTATGCCCATACTCCCGATGCACTTGAGAATGTTCTCAAGGCCCTGCGCGATGCAGGCTTTGAACGCGTGATCACTGTTTTTGGCTGTGGCGGTAACCGTGACCGCAGCAAGAGACCCATCATGGGAGAAGCTGTGGCCCGCTGGTCGGACGTGGCCGTGCTGACCTCGGACAATCCGCGGTTTGAAGATCCGGAGGCCATACTCAAGGATGTGTTGCCTGGCCTTGCAGATGCCAAAGAGGTTGTCGTCGAGGTTGACCGTCGCGAGGCCACCACCCGGGCTTTGGGCATGCTTGGCAAAAAAGATGCGTTGCTTATTGCCGGCAAAGGGCATGAAGACTACCAGATTATTCAGGGAGTCAAACACCATTACAGCGATCAGGAAGTGGTGCGGGAGATACTCCAGTGCGCATAA
- the rsmH gene encoding 16S rRNA (cytosine(1402)-N(4))-methyltransferase RsmH, producing MIQTMSDTTEPTRHVSVLPVETLAALDPRAGGRYLDGTLGMGGHASAILSSAPGIELCGLDRDEEALALAGQRLSSFGGRAHLFHCRYSDFAEALNELGWDKVDGALLDIGVSSLQLDEAERGFSFYGYGPLDMRMDQNSAQPSAWHWVNRESFDKLKDCIATLGEEPQAGRIARAIVDARQKNTIDTTGQLAALVERAYPAAWRAKARRHPATRTFQALRMAVNDELGELRRFLDQILTWLPIGGRLAVITFHSLEDRMVKQAMRHWAEGCRCPRHIPRCICGHQPEVRILHKKPVQAGPEELAANSRAGSAKLRAVEKIAEDSGS from the coding sequence ATGATACAGACTATGAGCGATACTACGGAACCGACACGGCATGTGTCCGTTCTGCCTGTGGAAACCCTGGCGGCGCTCGATCCGCGCGCCGGGGGACGTTATCTGGACGGCACTCTTGGCATGGGCGGACATGCCAGCGCCATTTTGTCGTCTGCACCCGGCATAGAGCTGTGCGGGCTTGACCGTGATGAAGAGGCGCTTGCCCTTGCCGGGCAGCGTTTGAGCAGTTTCGGCGGGCGAGCGCACCTGTTTCACTGCCGCTACAGTGATTTTGCCGAAGCCCTCAACGAACTTGGCTGGGACAAGGTGGATGGAGCCTTGTTGGATATCGGCGTTTCGTCATTGCAACTGGATGAGGCGGAACGTGGCTTCAGTTTTTATGGTTATGGCCCTCTGGACATGCGGATGGACCAGAATTCGGCGCAGCCTTCGGCGTGGCACTGGGTCAATCGCGAAAGCTTTGACAAGCTCAAAGACTGCATCGCCACCCTGGGTGAAGAGCCGCAAGCCGGGCGCATTGCCCGCGCCATTGTGGACGCCAGGCAGAAAAACACCATCGATACGACAGGCCAGCTGGCTGCGCTGGTTGAGAGGGCGTACCCGGCCGCCTGGCGGGCCAAAGCCCGTCGGCATCCAGCCACACGTACCTTTCAGGCCTTGCGCATGGCCGTTAACGACGAGCTTGGTGAGCTGCGCCGTTTTCTGGATCAAATCCTGACATGGCTGCCCATTGGCGGGCGGCTGGCCGTCATAACGTTCCACTCGCTTGAGGACCGTATGGTCAAGCAGGCCATGCGGCACTGGGCCGAAGGTTGCCGTTGTCCGCGCCATATTCCCCGTTGCATATGCGGTCATCAGCCCGAAGTGCGCATTCTGCATAAAAAACCCGTCCAGGCCGGGCCGGAAGAACTGGCAGCAAATTCCCGGGCGGGCAGCGCCAAACTGCGCGCTGTAGAGAAAATTGCCGAGGACTCCGGCTCGTGA
- a CDS encoding penicillin-binding transpeptidase domain-containing protein: MFKFNSRKANRHTDAPRAEKKSRVSNRMKTPAPEGKSRFAWAGQIDWGRVRIKMVVVVFCLLWAGLWGRAWYLQMIEGPRLAERARRQHMASELVTGRRGMIFDRNGQVLARSIEARSIYARPQEIEDFQTMANTLGPILGIEPQKLYNDLSQTKRRFVWIKRKVDDFTAEAVRKTNLAGIGLSKEYDRVYPFKHMAGQVLGFVGLDDKGLEGIERSMEARLGCIPTRQIVQRDAMGRRFYLHEEGQSEPRGQDLTLTIDVQMQFIVEEAVSRAVRDYDARWGGALVVDVPSGEIVAWAQYPFFNPNTYKDTSPLVYRNRLAADALEPGSTFKPFVMAAAIQEKKISTSTAIDCESGRWVAKNFTIRDTSRQGVLPANKVLRYSSNIGMAKIGLMMGAPTFYKYLHALGFGQRTNVPVADSKGILRIPRDWSEVDIMSTAFGQSISVTGLQMAQAYLTLLNNGVYKPLRLTREDNNVEEVPQRIFSQTTVRDVMRMMRDVVEESDGTGKRARIEGIEVAGKTGTAQKADHRAGTYGSKRLASFVGFFPADKPRYLILVMVDEPTRNQYGGVVAAPVFKEIASRTLTFTGIVPDTKVATGTESPAAPAAGRRRGLKLAGLDVPYVNEVQKTAAQGQDAGMRLPGHLAKAGSRVPDVMGKSVRNAVELFARAGVVPELKGSGSRVIKQTPAPGAAWPEEDNKTEYILWLSER; this comes from the coding sequence ATGTTCAAATTCAATTCGCGCAAGGCCAACAGGCATACCGATGCCCCCAGGGCCGAAAAGAAATCACGCGTTTCCAATCGCATGAAGACTCCGGCCCCCGAAGGCAAATCGCGCTTTGCATGGGCGGGGCAGATCGATTGGGGCCGTGTGCGCATCAAGATGGTTGTTGTTGTTTTTTGTCTGCTGTGGGCAGGCCTGTGGGGCCGTGCATGGTATCTGCAGATGATTGAAGGCCCGCGCCTGGCCGAGCGCGCACGGCGGCAGCATATGGCCTCGGAGCTGGTGACAGGCCGCCGCGGCATGATTTTTGACCGTAACGGACAGGTGCTGGCCCGGAGTATTGAGGCCCGTTCCATTTACGCCCGGCCGCAGGAAATTGAAGACTTTCAGACCATGGCCAATACTCTTGGCCCTATTCTGGGTATAGAGCCACAGAAGCTCTACAATGATCTTTCCCAGACGAAACGCCGGTTTGTCTGGATAAAACGCAAGGTTGACGATTTTACCGCCGAAGCGGTGCGCAAGACCAATCTGGCCGGCATCGGCCTTTCCAAGGAATATGACCGCGTTTATCCCTTCAAGCACATGGCTGGTCAGGTGCTTGGTTTTGTGGGGCTGGATGACAAAGGGCTTGAGGGCATCGAGCGCTCGATGGAAGCGCGCCTGGGCTGCATCCCTACCCGCCAGATAGTGCAGCGAGATGCCATGGGCCGCCGTTTTTATCTGCATGAAGAAGGGCAGAGCGAACCGCGTGGTCAGGATCTCACATTGACCATCGATGTGCAGATGCAGTTTATCGTGGAAGAAGCCGTGTCACGCGCCGTGCGCGATTATGACGCCCGTTGGGGCGGGGCGCTGGTAGTGGATGTGCCTTCGGGAGAAATTGTGGCCTGGGCGCAGTATCCTTTTTTCAATCCCAATACTTATAAAGACACAAGTCCTCTCGTGTATCGCAACCGTCTGGCGGCTGATGCCCTGGAGCCTGGTTCTACCTTCAAGCCTTTTGTTATGGCCGCCGCCATTCAGGAAAAAAAAATCAGCACCAGTACCGCCATTGATTGTGAAAGCGGCAGGTGGGTGGCTAAAAATTTTACCATTCGTGACACTTCACGGCAGGGGGTGCTGCCCGCCAACAAGGTGCTGCGCTACTCTTCCAACATCGGCATGGCCAAGATCGGCCTGATGATGGGCGCACCTACGTTTTACAAGTATTTGCACGCGCTTGGCTTCGGACAGCGTACCAATGTGCCGGTGGCCGACAGCAAGGGCATTTTGCGCATCCCCCGTGACTGGAGTGAGGTGGATATCATGTCCACGGCATTCGGGCAGAGTATTTCCGTCACGGGGCTGCAAATGGCCCAGGCGTATCTGACGCTGCTTAACAACGGCGTCTACAAACCGCTGCGCCTCACTCGTGAAGACAATAATGTTGAGGAAGTACCCCAACGTATATTCTCGCAAACCACCGTGCGCGATGTCATGCGCATGATGCGTGATGTGGTTGAAGAAAGTGACGGCACAGGCAAGCGTGCCCGCATTGAAGGCATTGAAGTGGCTGGCAAGACCGGCACCGCACAGAAAGCCGACCATCGGGCAGGCACCTATGGCAGCAAGAGGCTGGCGTCTTTTGTGGGATTTTTTCCGGCAGACAAGCCGCGTTACCTCATCCTGGTCATGGTGGACGAACCCACACGCAATCAGTACGGCGGCGTGGTTGCGGCCCCGGTCTTCAAGGAAATAGCCAGCCGCACACTGACATTTACGGGTATTGTTCCGGATACAAAGGTGGCGACAGGAACTGAAAGTCCTGCTGCTCCCGCTGCGGGGCGCAGGCGCGGCCTGAAGTTGGCTGGCCTGGATGTGCCCTATGTCAACGAAGTTCAAAAAACTGCTGCCCAGGGGCAGGATGCGGGTATGCGTCTGCCGGGGCATCTGGCAAAGGCGGGCAGCCGCGTGCCTGATGTGATGGGTAAATCCGTGCGCAATGCGGTAGAACTTTTTGCCCGGGCGGGCGTTGTGCCGGAACTCAAGGGATCTGGCAGTCGCGTGATCAAGCAGACTCCGGCTCCGGGGGCGGCATGGCCCGAAGAAGATAACAAGACAGAATATATCCTCTGGCTCTCGGAACGTTAA
- the mraY gene encoding phospho-N-acetylmuramoyl-pentapeptide-transferase yields the protein MFYNFLSPLASEWTFFNVFRYITFRSMAALMTALLISIILGPRFITWLRRLKCGQYIHEDVAAHACKAGTPTMGGLLMLFSLSVSLLLWADLTNIYIWQAFFVFAGFGAVGFWDDITKLRHHKNRGISGKAKMGGQLAVACVAMLLLFVNPDYSSKLTIPFFKEVTFDLGWFYLPFGVFVMVAASNAVNLTDGLDGLAIGPSIVACIVFSIFIYITGNARFAGYLLVPYMPGVGEVTIFCAALVGAGLGFLWFNAYPAQVFMGDVGSLSIGGVLGYLALLCKQELVLAVVGGLFVAETLSVIVQVGYFRWTGGKRFFRMAPLHHHFELKGVPESKIIIRFWITSILLGLMALSVLKLR from the coding sequence ATGTTCTACAATTTCCTTTCTCCTCTCGCATCGGAATGGACATTCTTTAACGTCTTCCGCTACATCACCTTCCGTTCCATGGCGGCGCTCATGACGGCTCTGCTCATTTCCATAATTCTCGGGCCGCGGTTTATTACATGGCTGCGCAGGTTGAAGTGCGGCCAGTATATCCATGAGGACGTGGCGGCCCACGCCTGCAAAGCCGGAACTCCCACCATGGGCGGCCTGCTGATGCTGTTCAGCCTTTCGGTAAGCCTGCTTTTATGGGCAGATCTGACAAATATTTACATCTGGCAGGCTTTTTTTGTTTTTGCCGGATTCGGGGCGGTGGGTTTTTGGGATGATATTACCAAGCTGCGCCATCATAAAAACCGGGGTATTTCCGGCAAGGCCAAGATGGGCGGCCAGCTTGCCGTGGCCTGCGTGGCCATGCTGCTGCTTTTTGTTAATCCTGACTACAGCAGCAAGCTTACCATTCCCTTTTTTAAAGAAGTTACTTTTGATCTGGGCTGGTTTTATCTGCCGTTCGGCGTTTTTGTCATGGTGGCGGCGTCCAATGCCGTCAATCTTACGGACGGTCTTGACGGCCTTGCCATAGGTCCTTCCATTGTTGCCTGCATTGTTTTTTCCATTTTTATCTATATTACGGGCAACGCGCGCTTTGCGGGGTATCTGCTGGTTCCCTATATGCCCGGCGTGGGTGAGGTTACCATTTTTTGCGCTGCCCTTGTGGGCGCGGGGTTGGGTTTCTTATGGTTTAACGCCTATCCGGCTCAGGTCTTCATGGGGGATGTGGGATCCCTGTCCATCGGTGGAGTGCTTGGTTACCTTGCCCTGCTGTGCAAGCAGGAGCTGGTGCTTGCTGTGGTAGGCGGCCTTTTTGTGGCCGAAACGCTTTCTGTGATCGTGCAGGTGGGGTACTTCCGCTGGACCGGGGGCAAGCGTTTCTTCCGTATGGCGCCCCTGCACCATCATTTTGAACTCAAAGGCGTACCAGAGTCCAAAATCATCATCCGCTTCTGGATCACGTCAATTCTGCTTGGCCTCATGGCGCTTTCAGTCCTGAAGCTGCGCTGA
- a CDS encoding UDP-N-acetylmuramoyl-tripeptide--D-alanyl-D-alanine ligase has protein sequence MRITINEAAVCLGLPGTLPDAENTVLTSVVTDSRDAGPGALFVCVPGSRVDGHDFAAAAVRQGAAAVLAAGPLPGINVPVLVVPDTVKALGQLAGLWRDRTKARVVAVTGTAGKTTLKEVLAQVLSLGGKTARNAMNHNNQIGMPRAVLGTDGDEKFWIMEAGISQQGDMDDLGSVLRPDIAVVLNAGTGHTEGLGEKGVAWHKARLLKYLAKGGKGLVCADYPDLVREARTTETDICFFSGSGRDAEFRAVYAGAAPQGAAVTPSDAYGLYRLWVGGREFDVTAPFRGAYGAENVAAVAAVAHMLGLDLQAIRQGLAQARMPAQRFNQVQAGSWLLIDDTYNANPLSMGRMLDAAAERAAGRPFVAVLGAMLELGSQAAMEHEALGRRLAGLNPSAIVWKGLHAEDVRKGLTLAGYAGPWQVVTDAGEFMKTWQTLQDYGLENKAAKSGGVVLFKGSRSNRLETLVAALSS, from the coding sequence GTGCGCATAACCATTAATGAGGCGGCGGTTTGCCTGGGCTTGCCCGGAACTTTGCCGGATGCGGAAAATACCGTCCTGACTTCGGTCGTGACAGACAGTCGTGACGCAGGGCCAGGCGCGCTTTTTGTCTGTGTACCCGGCAGCAGGGTGGACGGGCACGACTTTGCCGCAGCGGCTGTGAGGCAAGGCGCTGCTGCGGTGCTGGCCGCAGGGCCTTTGCCGGGCATCAATGTGCCGGTTCTGGTGGTTCCTGATACGGTCAAGGCCCTGGGGCAACTGGCCGGGCTGTGGCGTGACAGGACGAAGGCGCGCGTGGTGGCTGTTACCGGTACGGCAGGCAAGACGACCCTCAAGGAAGTGTTGGCCCAGGTTTTGTCCCTTGGTGGAAAGACCGCCCGCAATGCAATGAACCATAATAACCAGATCGGTATGCCCCGAGCGGTGCTCGGCACAGACGGCGACGAAAAGTTTTGGATTATGGAAGCCGGAATCAGCCAGCAAGGCGACATGGATGATCTGGGTTCAGTGCTACGCCCGGATATTGCGGTTGTGCTCAACGCCGGAACAGGCCACACTGAGGGGCTTGGCGAAAAAGGCGTGGCCTGGCACAAGGCGCGTTTGCTCAAGTACCTTGCCAAAGGCGGTAAAGGTCTTGTCTGCGCTGATTATCCCGATCTGGTGCGTGAAGCACGAACCACGGAGACCGACATCTGTTTCTTCAGCGGCAGCGGCCGTGATGCGGAATTTCGCGCCGTTTATGCGGGTGCGGCTCCACAGGGGGCTGCTGTTACTCCGTCTGATGCCTACGGCTTGTACCGTTTATGGGTAGGGGGCAGGGAGTTTGACGTTACGGCTCCTTTCAGGGGCGCGTATGGAGCTGAGAACGTGGCTGCTGTGGCTGCCGTCGCCCACATGCTCGGGCTGGACTTGCAGGCCATACGGCAGGGGCTGGCGCAGGCCCGCATGCCTGCGCAACGCTTCAATCAGGTGCAGGCAGGATCGTGGCTGTTGATTGATGATACGTACAACGCCAATCCACTGTCCATGGGCCGGATGCTGGACGCAGCGGCTGAAAGGGCGGCAGGGCGTCCTTTTGTGGCAGTGTTGGGCGCCATGCTTGAGCTTGGCAGCCAGGCAGCCATGGAGCATGAGGCCTTGGGCCGTCGCCTGGCCGGTCTGAATCCCTCTGCGATTGTCTGGAAGGGGCTTCATGCGGAGGATGTGCGCAAAGGTCTTACTTTGGCGGGTTATGCCGGTCCCTGGCAGGTCGTCACCGACGCCGGGGAGTTCATGAAAACATGGCAGACTCTGCAGGATTACGGTCTGGAAAACAAGGCCGCCAAAAGCGGCGGCGTGGTTCTGTTTAAAGGTTCGCGCAGCAACAGGCTCGAAACACTTGTGGCAGCCTTGAGCAGCTAG
- a CDS encoding division/cell wall cluster transcriptional repressor MraZ, with translation MQKLFTKSLSRSLDPKGRLMLPPEYREGLCAGGGTGVFWLTAYYGRLVAYLPDDWEKVTEQLSRIPMPSPRLSHFKTKVMGLAQELQCDAQGRVRIPQALMREAGLQKDVMLVGMLNKFEIWDQIRFDALELEDVSAELAASGVAISL, from the coding sequence GTGCAAAAACTCTTCACAAAAAGCCTTTCCCGCAGCCTTGACCCCAAAGGGCGTCTCATGCTGCCGCCCGAATACCGGGAAGGGCTTTGTGCCGGCGGCGGCACAGGAGTTTTCTGGCTCACCGCGTATTATGGCCGCCTGGTGGCCTATCTGCCCGACGATTGGGAAAAGGTTACGGAACAGCTGAGCCGCATTCCCATGCCTTCACCGCGCCTATCGCACTTCAAGACCAAGGTAATGGGTCTCGCACAGGAACTGCAGTGCGATGCCCAGGGCCGTGTACGCATTCCCCAAGCCCTCATGCGTGAAGCCGGACTGCAAAAGGATGTCATGCTGGTAGGCATGCTTAATAAATTTGAAATCTGGGATCAGATCCGCTTTGACGCCCTGGAGCTTGAAGACGTTTCTGCGGAGCTTGCAGCCAGCGGTGTGGCGATCAGCCTTTAG